From Triticum urartu cultivar G1812 chromosome 2, Tu2.1, whole genome shotgun sequence, a single genomic window includes:
- the LOC125534993 gene encoding ABC transporter B family member 4-like — translation MDTAAVAAEGEEESLGQQEKVSFMGMFRYADGTDLLLMLVGTVAALANGLSQPLMTIVFGATINAFGDATDGDVLQRVNKVVLQFVYLGIATAVVSFLQVSCWTLTGERQATHIRSLYLRSVLRQDISFFDVEMTTGQIVSRMSGDTVLVQDAIGEKVGKFQQLVGTFVGGFIVGFVKGWLLSLVMLACIPLVVITGAVVAKLLFTISSRGQASYSNAGNVVEQTISAMRTVVSFNGEKKEITTYNKLIHKSYKSAVEEGLANGFGMGSVFFVLFSSYGLAIWYGGKLALTKGYTGGQTITVLLAMMIGAGCLGNAAPCMTAFVEGQSAAHRLFTTIRRKPQIDPDDNIGKQLEDMRGEVELKDVYFSYPARPEQLIFDGFSLHVPSGTTMAIVGESGSGKSTVVTLVERFYDPHDGEVLIDGINIKSLNLDSVRGKIGLVSQEPVLFMTSIKDNITYGKEDATIEEIKRAAELANATIFIDKLPNGYDTMVGQRGAQLSGGQKQRIAIARAIIKNPKILLLDEATSALDVESERIVQEALDRIMVDRTTLVVAHRLTTVRNADCISVVQHGKIVEQGSHDELVLNLDGAYSQLVLLQESHEEKKIDHRLSTPRSKSKSLSMKRSISGSVGNSSGHSFTLPFGFPSAMELPGGNETHGENQEEQSGDGEVSKKAPMVRLALLNKPEVPFLLLGSLAAAVHGVFFPVFGLILSGAIKAFYEPPDKLKKDTSFWGLMCVLMGIISIIAIPAEFFLFGLAGGKLIERIRALSFQSIVHQEVAWFDDPRNSSGALGARLSIDASNVRRLVGDNLSLMVQIISTLVTGVVIAMIADWKLAFIIICVIPLVGIQGYANVKFLNGFSQDAKMMHEDASQVATDAVSSIRTVASFCSEKRITRIYEQKCEASKNQGFKTGIVGGIGFGFSFLMLYLTYSLCFYVGGQFVRHGKSNFGDVFEVFFALVLATMGISQTSAMASDSKKAKDSAISIFALLDRKSEIDSSSNEGLTLDEVKGDINFRHVSFNYPTRPDVVIFNNFTLHIPHGKTIALVGESGCGKSTVIALLERFYNPDSGTILLDGVEINSLNTNWLRKQTGLVSQEPVLFNDTIRANIAYGKDGEVSEEELIAAAKASNAHEFISSLPQGYETSVGERGIQLSGGQKQRVAIARAILKDPKILLLDEATSALDAESERIVQHALDHVMIGRTTVAVAHRLSTIKGADIIAVLKDGVIVEKGGHESLMNIKDGVYASLVELRSAHHENA, via the exons ATGGACACAGCAGCAGTGGCTGccgagggggaggaggagagcCTGGGGCAGCAAGAGAAGGTGTCCTTCATGGGGATGTTCCGGTACGCCGACGGCACGGACCTGCTGCTGATGCTGGTCGGCACGGTGGCCGCGCTGGCCAACGGTCTGTCGCAGCCCCTCATGACAATCGTCTTCGGCGCCACCATCAACGCCTTTGGCGACGCCACCGACGGTGACGTCCTTCAGCGCGTCAACAAA GTGGTTCTGCAGTTTGTCTACTTGGGTATCGCAACAGCAGTCGTCTCCTTTCTCC AGGTGTCATGTTGGACACTTACCGGCGAAAGGCAGGCGACACACATTCGCTCTCTATACCTCAGATCTGTCTTGAGACAAGATATATCATTCTTTGATGTAGAAATGACAACTGGGCAGATAGTTTCAAGAATGTCTGGTGATACTGTCCTAGTTCAAGATGCTATTGGTGAGAAG GTTGGCAAGTTCCAACAACTTGTGGGTACTTTCGTTGGTGGTTTCATTGTAGGTTTTGTGAAAGGATGGCTTCTATCTCTTGTCATGTTGGCATGCATACCTCTAGTTGTAATTACTGGAGCAGTAGTTGCAAAATTGCTGTTCACAATCTCTAGCAGGGGTCAAGCATCATACAGTAATGCGGGGAATGTTGTCGAACAGACAATTAGCGCCATGAGAACA GTCGTTTCTTTCAATGGGGAGAAGAAGGAAATCACAACGTACAATAAACTAATACATAAATCATACAAAAGTGCTGTTGAGGAAGGACTTGCTAATGGCTTTGGCATGGGTTCTGTTTTCTTTGTACTCTTCTCTAGCTATGGTTTAGCCATATGGTACGGTGGAAAGTTGGCTCTTACAAAAGGATACACAGGAGGACAAACCATCACAGTCTTATTGGCTATGATGATTGGGGCAGG GTGTTTAGGTAATGCAGCACCGTGTATGACTGCCTTTGTAGAAGGACAATCAGCAGCACACAGATTATTCACAACAATCAGGAGGAAACCACAAATTGATCCCGATGACAATATCGGTAAGCAATTAGAAGATATGAGGGGTGAAGTTGAGCTGAAGGATGTGTATTTTAGCTACCCAGCAAGGCCCGAGCAGCTGATATTTGATGGATTCTCACTACATGTGCCTAGTGGCACTACAATGGCTATAGTTGGGGAGAGTGGGAGTGGCAAGTCAACTGTGGTTACTCTTGTAGAAAGATTTTATGATCCACATGATGGTGAGGTTTTGATTGACGGGATCAATATCAAGAGTTTAAATCTTGATTCAGTGAGAGGGAAAATTGGTCTTGTTAGCCAAGAGCCCGTGCTATTTATGACCTCAATTAAAGATAACATAACATATGGCAAAGAGGACGCGACAATTGAGGAGATCAAGAGAGCCGCTGAGCTAGCAAATGCAACGATTTTCATCGACAAGTTGCCCAAT GGTTATGACACAATGGTTGGCCAACGTGGTGCTCAACTTTCAGGGGGGCAAAAGCAAAGGATTGCAATTGCGAGAGCAATCATTAAAAACCCCAAAATACTTTTGTTAGATGAAGCTACCAGCGCATTAGACGTGGAGTCGGAGAGGATAGTTCAGGAGGCACTAGATAGGATCATGGTGGACAGAACTACGCTTGTGGTTGCACATCGTCTCACTACTGTGAGGAATGCTGATTGCATATCAGTTGTTCAACACGGAAAGATAGTTGAACAAG GTTCCCATGATGAATTGGTGCTAAACTTAGATGGTGCGTACTCTCAACTTGTTCTGCTACAAGAAAGTCACGAAGAGAAGAAAATAGACCACCGATTGTCTACTCCAAGGTCTAAAAGTAAAAGCTTGTCAATGAAGCGGTCAATTAGTGGTTCAGTAGGCAATAGTAGTGGGCACTCTTTCACACTCCCCTTTGGGTTTCCTAGTGCAATGGAATTGCCCGGAGGAAATGAAACACATGGGGAGAATCAGGAAGAGCAGAGTGGTGATGGTGAGGTCTCAAAGAAAGCTCCTATGGTACGTCTAGCTCTTCTTAACAAGCCAGAGGTACCTTTTCTTCTGTTAGGATCCCTGGCTGCAGCAGTCCATGGAGTGTTTTTCCCGGTGTTCGGTTTAATACTTTCGGGTGCCATTAAAGCTTTCTATGAGCCACCAGATAAACTCAAAAAGGATACTAGCTTTTGGGGTCTGATGTGTGTGTTAATGGGCATCATATCGATAATTGCAATACCAGCAGAGTTCTTCTTGTTTGGATTAGCTGGTGGGAAGCTTATAGAGCGCATCCGAGCTTTGTCATTTCAAAGCATTGTGCACCAAGAAGTCGCTTGGTTTGATGACCCTAGGAATTCCAG CGGAGCACTTGGTGCAAGACTGTCAATTGATGCTTCGAATGTTCGACGTTTAGTGGGAGATAACTTGTCTTTAATGGTTCAGATTATCTCAACACTAGTCACGGGAGTTGTCATTGCTATGATTGCTGACTGGAAACTTGCATTTATTATCATATGTGTGATTCCACTTGTTGGTATTCAAGGTTATGCCAATGTGAAGTTCTTGAATGGTTTCAGTCAAGACGCTAAG ATGATGCATGAAGATGCGAGTCAAGTGGCCACAGATGCAGTTAGTAGTATAAGGACTGTAGCTTCTTTTTGTTCTGAAAAAAGAATTACCAGAATATATGAGCAGAAATGTGAAGCCTCAAAGAATCAAGGATTCAAAACAGGAATAGTCGGGGGCATTGGATTTGGTTTTTCATTCCTGATGTTGTACCTTACATACAGTCTTTGTTTCTATGTTGGAGGGCAATTCGTGCGCCATGGCAAATCAAATTTTGGTGATGTTTTTGag GTTTTTTTCGCACTGGTGTTAGCAACTATGGGAATATCTCAAACAAGTGCAATGGCATCCGATTCAAAAAAAGCAAAGGATTCAGCTATCTCCATATTTGCTTTGCTGGACCGGAAGTCTGAAATCGACTCGAGTAGCAATGAGGGTTTGACTTTAGATGAGGTCAAGGGCGACATCAATTTTCGACATGTCAGCTTCAACTACCCAACACGCCCAGATGTTGTAATCTTTAACAACTTTACTCTGCACATTCCCCATGGAAAG ACTATTGCACTCGTTGGAGAGAGTGGTTGTGGCAAGTCAACAGTAATAGCACTGCTGGAGAGATTCTACAATCCGGATTCAGGAACCATTTTATTGGATGGAGTGGAAATCAATAGCTTAAACACCAACTGGTTGAGGAAGCAAACTGGACTGGTGAGCCAAGAGCCTGTACTGTTCAATGACACAATTCGTGCCAACATAGCCTATGGAAAGGACGGGGAAGTCAGTGAGGAGGAGCTCATTGCAGCGGCGAAGGCATCCAATGCGCACGAGTTCATATCAAGCCTTCCTCAAGGATATGAAACCTCTGTTGGGGAGAGAGGGATACAACTATCTGGTGGCCAGAAGCAGCGGGTGGCTATCGCAAGGGCCATACTGAAAGACCCGAAGATACTGCTGCTCGACGAGGCGACCAGCGCCTTGGATGCTGAATCTGAGCGGATCGTGCAGCATGCCTTGGATCATGTGATGATCGGCAGGACCACGGTTGCCGTGGCGCACCGCCTCTCGACGATCAAAGGCGCCGATATCATTGCAGTCCTCAAGGATGGCGTGATTGTGGAGAAAGGGGGACACGAGTCCCTGATGAACATCAAAGATGGAGTGTACGCTTCACTAGTTGAACTTCGTTCGGCTCACCATGAAAATGCCTAG